A region of the Mesoterricola sediminis genome:
GGTGCAGGCGCGGGCGTCCCGGTCCAGGATCAGGGCGGCCGCGTCGGCGACGATCTCCGGGCGCCGGCTCGCCCGGGACAGGGCGTCGCCGCCCAGGAGGTTGCGCACGGCGGCGGTGTCGATGGTGGTGAGGGGCCACAGGCTGTTGACGGCCACGCCGTCCGGCCTGAACTCCTCCGCCATGCCCAGGGTGCAGAGGCTCATGCCGAACTTGGCCAGGGTGTAGGCCACGTGAGGGGCGAACCACTTGGGCCGCAGGTCCAGGGGCGGGCTCAGGGTCAGGATGTGGGGATTGGCGGCCTTCCGCAGGTGGGGCAGGCAGGCCTTGGCGCAGAGGAAGGTGCCCCTGGCGTTCACCTGGTGCATGAGGTCCCACCGCTTCAGGTCGGTGCCCTCGGTGCCGGCCAGGGAGATGGCGCTGGCGTTGTTCACGAGGATGTCCAGCCCCCCGAAGGTGGCGACGGTGGCGGCGACGGCCGCCAGGACCTGCTCCTCGCTGCGCACGTCCCCCACCCAGGGCAGGGCCCGGCCGCCGGCGGCCTCCACCTCCGCGGCCGCGGAGGCGACGGTGCCCGGCAGGCGGGGATGGGGCGCCGCGGTCTTCCCGAAGACGGTCACGTTGGCCCCCTCCCGCGCCGCGCGCAGGGCGATGGCCAGCCCGATGCCCCGGGTCGCCCCGGTGATGAACAACGTCTTGCCCGCCAGCCCCATGCCCCGCCCTCCCGCCGAAGTGCCCCGAGTATGCCGCGCCCGGGCCTCCCGCGCCAGGAAAGCTCCCCGTACGCGAGGTCCCCGGTCCCCGCGGCGCGCCGCGAAGACCGGGGATCGGCCCGGGGGAACCCTACTCGAAGTCGGGCAGGGTGTCGGGCATATCGCCCTGGGCGCGCCGGATGGCCTCCTCGTTGCGCCAGATGCCGTTGAAGCGCCCGTAGAGGGAGCTGAAGCCGGGGTGCAGGCGGCCTTCCTGGCTCAGGGTCACCAGCTCGGCGGTCAGGAGCTTCTCGGCGACCTGGGTCTGGAGCTGGGTGACGAGGGTGCGGCGGCCCTCGAAGGTGAGGGGCTCGGCGGGGGTCCGGGCCTTGATGCGGGCCATCCACACCTTGCCATCGGGAGACCAGAGGGGCTGGGTGGTCTTGCCGGCGGGGGTGTCCAGCAGCGCCTTGCGGATGGCGGGGTGCTGGCCCAGCTCGCCCAGGGTGGCGATGGTCACGTCGGTCTTGGTCTCGGGGGTGCCGAGGGCGGCCAGGTCGGCGCCGGCTTTCTGGGCCTTGGCCATGGCGGCGGTGCGGGCCTCATCCTGCTTCCAGCCTTCCAGCACCCGGCCCCGGATCTCGGCGAGGGGCGGCACGGCGACGGGGCGCTCCTCCTTCACCCGGTAGACCACGTAGGCCATGCCGGCGAGGCGGACCTTGGACACCTGGCCCACCTCGAGGCGGAAGGCCTCGGGGGCGAGGAACTGGCTGCCGGGCATCCCATCGATGCCCATGCTGTCTTCGATGGTGAAGGGCTTGGAGGTCTGGACCTTCAGGCCGAGGTTGCGGGCGGGGGCGGCCAGGTCGCCACGCTCACCGGCGCGCTTGCGCAGCTGCTCGAGCTTGTCCTTGGCCTTGGTGGCGAAGG
Encoded here:
- a CDS encoding SDR family oxidoreductase, encoding MGLAGKTLFITGATRGIGLAIALRAAREGANVTVFGKTAAPHPRLPGTVASAAAEVEAAGGRALPWVGDVRSEEQVLAAVAATVATFGGLDILVNNASAISLAGTEGTDLKRWDLMHQVNARGTFLCAKACLPHLRKAANPHILTLSPPLDLRPKWFAPHVAYTLAKFGMSLCTLGMAEEFRPDGVAVNSLWPLTTIDTAAVRNLLGGDALSRASRRPEIVADAAALILDRDARACTGNFFIDELVLREAGVTDFSPYAVDPSAVLVADFFLPDAVLEASGTPLQVLG